A DNA window from Mastacembelus armatus chromosome 11, fMasArm1.2, whole genome shotgun sequence contains the following coding sequences:
- the lypc gene encoding sperm acrosome membrane-associated protein 4-like, translated as MPRSQLLIVFLCCLPLAACLHCYTCVFPTISSLDCFPQECPARQRCLSSSATGRHGSLQVTMYEKSCAIPSQCGLSGQKYASGLYFNYTTVCCDMDLCNGAVSVAALSWGGAALCLPPALALLLG; from the exons atgcCTCGTTCACAACTtctgattgtttttctgtgttgtctaCCATTGGCAG CCTGCCTGCACTGTTACACCTGTGTGTTCCCCACCATCTCTTCACTGGACTGTTTTCCTCAGGAGTGTCCGGCTAGGCAGCGCTGCCTGTCAAGTTCTGCGACAGGAAGACATG GCTCACTACAAGTGACGATGTATGAGAAGAGCTGTGCCATCCCCTCCCAGTGTGGTTTGAGTGGACAGAAATACGCCTCAGGCCTCTACTTTAACTACACCACCGTCTGCTGTGATATGGACCTGTGTAACGGGGCCGTGTCTGTTGCTGCCCTCAGCTGGGGAGGAGCAGCTCTCTGCCTGCCGCCTGCACTCGCTCTCCTCCTGGGCTGA